The Pseudanabaena yagii GIHE-NHR1 genomic interval ATCGCGCAAAGGGGAATCCCCTCAATCGTCAGGTGGCGATCGATCTCTATTACATGATGAGTTGCTATGGCAGTGATGCGGAACTACAACCACAGAGGGTTTTAGGTAGTGTAATTAGTACTCTCACTGATAAGCGGATATTGACATCTGATTTAATTCGTTCTACTTGCAATGATCCCACTTTTCCATTTTTAGCAGAATCGGATTTAGCAGATCAGATCCAGCAGGTGACTGTCGCGCCTGTAGATATTTCCCTAGAGGATCTGTCCAAGGCTTGGTCAGTGTTTTATCAAGTGCCCTATGTGCTATCGGTTGCCTATCGGGCTTGTCTCGTGATTGTCGAAGGTCGAGAAAACTTTCAGCGATCGCTACCTGTGCGTGATAGTTCGCCCGCAGGTATTGTGCCGTTCCCCGCTTCTCCCCATCTTGATCAGGTGACGGTTCAGGGTAGTCGCTTTGAACCGATCGCGATCAGTAGTGTACTAATGATTCGAGGAAGGAATCTCCAAAGCCAAACTGTAGAAATTCATATTGGCGATTTGGTGATTACGCCTATGGAAGTTAAGGAGCGCGAAATTACTTTTTCGTTAAGTAATACTCCTTTTCCTATGCTCCAAGCTGGGGTGCAGAGTTTACAAGTTGTACATCGTCTGGAGAGCACTTCGCCTTTAATGACTAATGCGATCGCTTCTAATGTATTGCCCTTTGTTCTTTGTCCAACAATTATCAATTTATCGGTACGAGGTGTAGAAGAGGTAGAAGATCATTTGCGATCGGCAGTGGTGGTCGTGCAGTTAGATGTTTTAGTGCGGGAGAAACAGAAAGTGGTAATAGCGCTGAATGAATGGACGATGGAGGCTCCCAGTGTCTATATGTTTGATCGTCCTCCTCTATCCAATGCTAGTTCAACGATTGAGATTCCAATTACTAATGTCAAGGCAGGTGAGTATCTAGTGCGAATAAGAATCGATGGTGCAGAGAGTAAGCTGGGTGTAGATGATAATCCTGATAGTCCGACCTATAACTGGTACAACAGTCCTAAAATTGCGATCGCCTGAACTTGAGTTTAGTGATTGGTGACGTGCGAAGCACGTCACCAATCAACTAGAACTATGTATAAGATCAATCAGACTATCTACTAATCTTTCAGAGGAGAGAGGCATAATCTCCTTGCCATGCATAATTTCCTGCACAACGACGAAGGAAACTAAGGAACCGAAGAAAATATGGGCGGTGGCTTCGGAGTCCTGAATTCCTAATTCGGGATGAGCGTCAAAGTATTGACTCAATAGCTGTCTTCCGCGCTGAATCACTGTCTGATAATAGAGCTTTGCCATTTCAGGAAAGCGTGAAGATTCGGCAATGATTACTTTTAAGAGACTGAGATATTCTTGATCCTCGGCAACTCTCAGCAAATAGGTTTCGGCAACCTGCCTGAGAAGTTGGTCGGGTTCACCTTGTAACTGCTCTGACTCAAAAAGAGTATGAAATCGAGCGATCGTAATTTGTTCAATTAGAGCTTTGAAGAGGCTCTCTTTGTCATGGAAATAACTGTAAATAGTTTGCTTAGAGACCCCTGCCTCACTGGCAACGCGATCCATACTCGTGCCTGCATAGCCATCGCGAAAAAACAATTGCATCGCGCCTTGCAAGATCCTTTCGCGTTTCTGTTTCCCTAAGATGGCTTGGCTAGCAGTAAGAGTCATGACAAGAATTTAAGTTTAATTTAAGTTTATTAACTTTGTTGCAAGTTTATTCATACTAGACTGTCTAGTATGATATGTAAATCTATAAACCTATAGTCTTTATTGCGATCGCGAAACTATGTCACAGGCTGCCCCTAATCCCTCAGAAGTTTCTCTGCAACAAACCGAATCGCAAAATGTCGATCCCGCGAATACGCCGCAACAACCTCAGAAGTTTAATCCACGCTTAATCATTCCTCTTGCCTTGGTAATTGGTGCAATTGGTTATGGAATCTGGACAATCTTGCCGAAACCTGCGGAAACGGTCTTGCATGTGAGTGGGCGCTTGGAATCCGATGAAACGGACATTGGCGCAAAGACGGCAGGACGCTTAGCAAACATTTTGGTGCGTGAAGGAGATGTGGTCAAAAAGGGGCAGGTGGTGATTGAGATGGAAGATGAAGAAATTCCTGCTCAACTCAGTGGCTTGAATGCCCAAATTGAAGCCGCTCAGCAGGAAGAGATCCAAGCAAAGCAAGAGATTGCCGTCGCCGAGAGTCGCATTCGTGAAGCTACGTTAAATGTGCAACAGTCACAGGGGGATGCGGTCGGACGGATCGATCAAGCGCAGTTTACAGTCTCGGCAACGGCATCGGATTTGCGACAGGCGGAAGCATTGGTGAAGCAGTCAGAGGCTCAATTGCAGCAATCAAAAGCAGAATTAAAATTGGCAAGAATAGAACGCGATCGCTATGCTGAATTGGTCAAAGAAGGCGCAGTCAATCAACAACAGTTCGATCAAAAGCAAACTGTCCTCGATACTTCCCTTGCCAATGTGAATACTACTGAGGCAAAGTTGTTGGCAAGTCAGGCTTCGGTCAGAGCTTTTCGCGATCGCTTGCTAGCAGCACAGGGTAATTCGGTACAGGTACAGGCAACGGGCTTAAATCCAGATATTCGTAACGCTCAACTTGATACCTATTATTTACAGAAGAATCAAGCACAGTCGAAATTACTTGCCGCACAGGCAAAGGTCAAAAACGCTCAAGCTGCCCGTGACCAGATCCAGCGTCGTTTGGATTCCTTTAAGGTCAAAAGTCCCATTGATGGCATTGTCCAGAGTCGTCCCTTTGAGTCAGGAGCTGTAGTCGCTACGGGCAAAACCTTGCTAACGGTTCTCGATCCCAATGCTGTATATCTACGGTGCTACATTCCCGAAGGTGAGATTGGCAAAATTCGTGTAGGACAGACTGCCAAGGTCTTTCTTGATTCCAGTCCCAATAAGCCTTTTATCGCCCATGTCTCCCAAATTGATACGAAGGCTTCCTTTACTCCTGAAAATATCTACTTCAAACAGGATCGAGTCAAGCAAGTATTTGGGGTGAAGTTAGCGATCGATCAGCCTGAAGGCTTTGCTAAGTCGGGTATGCCTGCTGATGCGGAAATTGAGTTGAAGTGATGTTCATTTTGCCGTAAGCAAAAATCAATTGAGTATGGCAACGCCATTTTTTAACTTGGTATTAGGAAACAATTATGACCAGTATTTCCCCCGTATCTTCAGAACGAATAGCGATCGCCAAATCCCATAGCTCTCCAGTAATTTCTGTGCAGAATTTGCGTAAGCAGTATGGCAATTTTATGGCTGTGAAAGGGATTGATTTTGAAGTGAAGCAGGGAGAAATCTTTGGCTTAATTGGTCCCGATGGTGCAGGGAAAACCACCTGCTTTCATATATTAGGCGGCGTGATGGAATCTTCGGGTGGTGAAGTATTAGTACTAGGAGAAGCGCCACGTACTGCTCGATTAAATATTGGCTATCTCACCCAGCAATTTTCGCTCTATTTAGATTTGAGTATTGATGAGAACTTACGCTACAGTGCAGGACTGCGGCAAGTTCCTAACGATCAATTTGAGCAGAGACGTGATAAGTATTTGCGATTGATGAACCTTGAACGCATTGGCGATCGCCTTGCGGGACAGTTATCGGGAGGGATGAAACAAAAGCTCGCCCTCTGTTGCGCCTTAGTATCACAGCCGCGATTGCTATTACTAGACGAACCAACCACAGGGGTTGATCCTGTCTCACGGCGAGAGTTTTGGGATGTGCTAGCTGCCCTCGCCGATGATGGGATGACGATTGTGGTAGCAACGCCTTACCTTGATGAAGCTGAGCGCTGTAATCGTATTGCCTTAATGTATGAGGGGCAAATCAGCGAAATTGGCACATTGCCGCAATTACGCGCCCATCTGGGATTACAAAGGTTAGAGGTGCGGACTTCAGCTTTGGCGGAGGCGGAGTCAGTGCTATTGGAAACTGCGAGGGGGAGATCGAGTATTGCCGATGTGCAGACCTTTGGCGATCGCCTAGATGTATTGGTTGAGAATGCCACAACTGACGAAAGAGCGGTGAGACAGGCTTTTAGCGATAGCCTCGTACCGTTTGATAGCATTCAAGCCAGTGAGGCAACCCTTGAGAATGTGTTTGTGACCCGATTGCGCCAACAAGGTTCTGATCCTTTGTTTCTGCCTTTCCCGCGATCGCAGTTCCCGAATGGTGGTAATTCCAAGCTTGATCATATGGCGATCGCTGCCCGTAATCTGCAAAAGACCTTTGGCAAGTTTCGCGCTGTCAAAGATGTCAATCTCGAAATTCGCTATGGTGAGATTTACGGACTATTAGGTGCAAATGGGGCGGGCAAAACAACGACGATCAAAATGCTCTGTGGTTTGCTCGAAGCTACCAGTGGCAAAATAACCCTAGCAGGACAGAGCCATAATCTGCGGAGTAGCGCTTTGCGGAAACGCATCGGCTATATGAGCCAAAAGTTTACGCTCTACGATGATCTCAGCATTCTCCAAAATCTTGAATTTTACTGTGGTGTTTACGAAGTGCCGCCACACTTACGTCGCGAAAAGATTGCTTGGGTTTTGGAAACCTGTGGACTGGTGGGTAGAGAAAATATGCTGACGGGCAAGCTCCCGGGAGGATGGAAGCAAAGGGTTTCCTTTGGAGCCTCGGTGATGCATGAGCCAGAAATTCTCTTTTTAGATGAGCCGACCTCGGGAGTCGATCCCCTCGCAAGGCGACAGTTTTGGCGCACAATTAATGACTTTGCACGACAAGGAACAGCGATTCTGGTGACAACTCACTATTTAGAAGAGGCAGAACAATGCAATCGCATGGGCTTTATGGTGGCGGGAGAGGTGGTGTTGCAGGGTTCGCCTAGTGAGGTGAAGGCGGCTCAACCGGGGCAGTTAATTGAACTCAAGGTCGATCGCAATCAGCAGGCAGCGAATTTCCTGAAAACGCGATGGGAACCTTGGCGGATTTCCATTTTTGGCGATCGCCTCCATGTGGTGCTGGATCATCCTGATACGGAGTTACCACTTATGAGATCCCATCTTGCCGAAAATAATATTCAACTCTATAGCGATCGCCCTGTTCCTTTCTCCTTAGAAGATGCGTTTATCGGCACGGTGCAACGTTCGGAAGCAGGTATTTCTCACTTAGCAGAGTAGAAATCAAAAAATTGTAATTGAATTTGCTTAGATTGATTGGAGGCTATGATTATGACTGATATCGGTTTGACTCATATAGCACTACCTGTTGCGGATATTGAGCGGAGTATTGCTTTTTATCGTAAGTATGCAGGAATGCAAGTGGTACATCAGCGACACGATCAGCAGGAAGGAGTTCCTGTAATATGGCTCAGCGATCTCACTCGTCCCTTTGTAATTGTTTTGATTGAGGCACAAGTAGTTAATCCGATTCTGTCACCATTTGCACATCTGGGTGTTGGTTGTAGAAGTCGGGAAGAAATGAATAGCCTCTGTGAACAAGCTCGTCAAGAGAATTGTCTGATTAAAGAGCCGCAAGATTCTGGATATCCTATCGGTTACTGGGCTTTCTTATGTGATCCCGATGGACATACTCTAGAGCTTTCCTATGGACAGGAGATTGGTCTAAATGTTGAGAAATCTCTGAGCGATCAACTATGAAAAGAATTCTCTCGCAATGCAGCAAGGAATTATCCCAATTTAAGCGCGATCGCTTGACCTTAGCTTTAGCCTTCTTACTTCCCTTGATGACCCTATTTATTTTCGGTTTTGCGATTCGTCTGGAAGCCAAGAATATTCCGATTGTGATTCAGGACTATGATCGCAGTCAAATTAGTCAACGCTATATAGCCAGACTATTTGCCACTAATCAATTCATCTTCATTCCTTGGACAAATAACAAATCCGTAGAAATTGCCCTCGATCAGGCAATCGCTAAAGCAGGTGTGATTATTCCTCCCGATTTCCAGCGTCACCTGACCGCAGGTAAAATCGCCGATGTCCAAGTACTCGTCGATGGTACAGATGCCAACAATGCGAGGGTGATTAAAAACAGTATTAAGGCAACCACCAATGATTTTATGCAAGCTGAAGGTCTAATTCCTGATACCAATTTGCTGACCACGCGATCGCGCCTATGGTTTAACCCCGGACGACAGGAATCGCTGTATATCGTACCGGGGGTCTATGCGGTGGTGCTGTGGATTTTTCCATCATTACTATCCGCGATCGCAATGGTGCGGGAAAAGGAACGACAGACAATTTTGCAGGTTTATGCCTCCAGCATGAGCGCCACCGAACTGGTTCTAGGTAAGGGCTTAGCCTACCTGATCGTCAGTCTCGGTATTGCTTTGGTCGTTATGGGTATTGGAGCGATCGTGTTTGGACTGCGATTAGCAGGCGATCCCACTCCCTTACTAGTGGCAACGCCCATCTATCTATGGGCAAGTGTGATGTTTGGCACGATGTTAGGAACGCGCACTAATAACCAAAATGCTGCTGTGCAAGGCGTTGCCCTTGTAGGATTCCTCACAGCTTTACTTCTATCAGGATTTATCTATCCCTTGAGCAATATTCCCTTTCCCCTTTCATTATTACCAAATATCATCCCCGCCCGTTACTTCATCGAGATTACCCGTGATGCCTATGTACGCGGCACAGGCTGGATCGGAGTCTGGTTTGCGGAGATCATGATTTTTGCGATCGGTATGGTGTTCTTTAATATTTCTCGCAAGGTTTTGAGCAGAATGCAGTTGACTGATTGATATAGGTTGGGGCTATTTGTTGATGATTGAGGGTGTATAAAAAACATGTATAAAAATATTTCTATTCTCACAGATGTACAAGTAGCACAGCTTCAAGACCTTTATCAGTATGCTTGGTGGGCAAAGGAAAGAACATTGGATGATATTTGGCAGATGCTCAACAACACTGATTATATATTCGGAATTTGTGAATCCGATTCTAAGAAACTAATCGCCTTTGCTCGTGTCCTTAGCGATCGCACCTATAGAGCAATAGTTTTTGATGTAGTTGTGGCAGCAGATTATCGCCATCAAGGATTGGGTTCTTTGCTGCTTGAGCAGATTATTTCTCATCCAGAACTTTCAAAGGTCGAGTGCATCCAACTATTTTGCCTGACAGAGATGATGCCTTTCTATGAAAAATTAGGGTTTGTCCGAGCCGAACAATCTCTATTAGTGCGCCAAAGGCTTATCCCTAGTTAGCACGATGTTCGATAGAAACATCTTTGACTAGATCTATTAAAGCTAATGCAATTAAAATAGAAATGAGAATTTAAAAAATGTTGAACTGGTTATTGGCAAGTCGATTTTGGGCGCTAGTGCGAAAGGAAATTAATCAAATCCTGCGAAATCGCCAACTAATTATTTTGTTGATTGTTCCACCGACATTGCAATTGCTGGTCTATGGATTTGCGCTCAATCCCGATGTGCATTACTTAAAAATGGGCGTTGTCGATTATGCGCGATCGCAGGAAAGCCGCGAGTTAATTTCTGCCTTCACCGAAAATCGAATTTTTACCCTCACAAAAATTCTATCCAGTGAAAAGGAATTAGGACAACAGGTTGAGCAGGGTAAACTCACTGTCGGTATTGTCATTCCGCCTGAATTAAATCGCAATTTGGCAAAGGATCAGTCTTCAGATATCCAAGTATTAATTGATGGGGTGGATGCTAACACCGCAGGCATCACCAATGGTTATGTTAGCCAAATCGTGCGCCAATATAGCTTGAAGCTAACAGGACAGTCCCTCTCGCCTCCGATTGAGACCCATGTGACCTTTCTCTATAATCCGGGATTAGCCAGCAGTTGGTTCTTTGTCCCAGGGGTAATTGGCTTAGTGCTGACCTTGATTGGTTCGATTGTCTCCTCGATTACGCTAGTGCGCGAAAAGGATACAGGTACACTCGAACAACTGCTGATGACCCCATCGGAGCCTTGGGAAATTCTCGTTTCTAAAATTGTGCCCTTATTTGTATTGCTGATGGGTGATGTTTTTCTCGCTTTGAGTCTAGGGAGATTTGTATTTGGCATTCCCTTTCAGGGGAGTTTTGTACTTTTTCTTGCCCTCTCTAGTCTCTATCTCTTTGTGGGTATTGGCGTTGGCATTATGCTGGCGACGGTTTGCCAATCGCAGCAGCAGGTTGTACTGACCACCTTTTTTATTAATCTACCGATGGTGCAGCTTTCAGGAGCGATCGCACCTGTGGAGACGATGCCTGAATTCTTTTATTATCTCTCTTGGCTAAATCCTTTACGGCATTATGTAGCGATCGTGCGGGGCATTTTATTAAAAGGAGTGGGTCTGGAAGCCCTATGGCTCCATGTGGTTTCACTGGCGTTTTTTGCAGTTATCTTACTAACGATTAGCGTCAAAAAATTCCGTAGTCAATTAAGCTAAGCTTCTCTCCATAATAAGATAGAGGTTGCTACCCAAAGAATAGCAACCTCTATCTTATAGACCTTCAATATCGGGGGCTCCTATGATTTTGTAAACTAGGCTGACCTTTGATTGTGAATAGGCAGGAATCTGTAATCGCCAATTGCAAAAACCATTGGCATCAGGCTGAAGGCGATCGCGAGTTTCTTCCTGCAATACCTCGATCTTTACCTTCTCTAGCTCTGACACAGGAACCCTCTCCGTTAGAGCAATTGTGCGATCTTCCTCGCCAATATTTGAGAGGAAGACATGGATCGTATTCGTAATTGTATTCCATTGGGTCAGATGATTTTTCTCACGCTTTTGAGATTCGGTGCGCTGTACCCGCATATTCGCATCAGTTCCCCAGCCGAGCGCAAATTTTTCATTGGGGGCAATAAATCCAACTGTGGTACGACCGATATATTCCGTAGCCCTGACCAGATCGACGGGACCCGCCAAAATCGGATAGATTGCTTGATTGGTTTGTTCGCTTTTGCGTACAACTTGCAAGGCAACTTCAGGCATGAGTATATGCTCAATTGTGGCAGGAGATTGAAATTGGAATAGAGGAATGCGGTAGGGATTACCATCGGAGGGCACATTAGCTTTATGGAGCGATCGAATTGTACGAACTTCACCACCATCATCTACCCCTGGTAAATCAATAGTTGGCGATCGCTGTTCTGTGCCTAAACCAGTAGTTTTGACATTCTGATCGCGCAGTTCGACGGCAATCCGTTTGGACTTTTCGCGAATATTCAGCAAGTCGTCCGATAGTAACGGTGGTTCTGTCCCAAGGGAAGCGCGAGCAGTCGAAAATACCAAATCCACATTGTGCCAGTCTTCGCCCGTATTTTGCCAAACACAGCCATCGGTACGGAAGGTGATCTGAGGACTGTCGCCGATCTGCAATTGCGCTTGGTGATAGGGTCGCCATAGGGCATTGGGAACTACATAATCAAAGGCAAGGCTATATTCCCCTGTTTGCAAAATTTCGAGATCTGCTTCTAGATGAGCGGTATAGATGCTGTCGGGTCTTGCTTCGGTGTTGATGCGTGTGACTAGTCGTGCGATCGCTTCTTGAAGTTGGGCTTGAGCATGGTAAGTATTCAAAATGTCGCTACGAATATCCCGCAAGCGTTGAAAGATCGGCTGCAATTGCGATCGCCATGCCATCGGATCGACCTGTCCCCAAGCAGCATCAACGGGCAATTCCTGCAAAGCCTTCACTAAAATTGTGCCAATTTGCTCAAATTGCGCTTCGAGTTGGTGACGATCTTCGCTGAGGACATGGTAATGCTCGTATTGCGATCGCCATTCAGTTTTTAACTGCTCCACTAATCCTGTGCGATCGGCTTCCTTAATTAACATTCTGCGATGGACGCGCACATCATTGACCCTTGCCCCTGCTGATGTACCGATAAATTCGGCACGGAGAGATTTATCGGACAATACAGGTGCAACTTGCGCTACCTGTACCCGCCATAGTCCTGCGGTTAATATCTCTTTGCCAAGGCGTTGGACTTGGGCGCGATCTTCGAGCAAAGTGACCGTACTAACAGGAGCCTCTAGAGTCAAGGTTTGAATTTCTGCTGCTAACATCTGCTATTCCTCTCTCCGATTACCGTTAACTAATTCATTGTCCACAAAGATCTTGATCGTGTAATCGACATTTAATTCCGTTTCACTACCTGCGGCAACATTGATCTGCCAGCGATAACCACCTTTAATCGGCGCATTGCGTTCCTGCTGCTCATACTTTTCCCATGCGGGAGTGACTTGGGTAACGGTCACATCAACCTTGGCATCAGGTTGTGGTTGCGGAATGCGTTCGCGGACTTCGATTTTTGCTTCTCTTCCTAAGCGATTGGCGATCGCAATTTGGATGTGGTGACGGAGTTCATTAAAGGAAACTAAACTCATGCCCGATCGCATTTCCTTAAAGGAAGTATTTCGCGCCACCTTAATTGCCTGTTCAACACCCAGAGCTAATTCCATTTGACCCTTGGGGGGGACTGTGGCAATTTTGGTCGAGAGAATATATTCTCCATCAACATAGATATCGGCAGCACCAGCTAGCAAGGGCGCTCGTAGAGGATTTCGCAATTGAGCAATACGGAATACATTAGTATCTTCACGAGGTACGACGATGTAACGCAGGTCAATCTCCGCACTTTCTTGGAGCAAGGCAACTGAATGGAACTGTCCATCGGTGGGAATATCCACTCTGCCATTACCTAGATAGGCAAAGTCAAACGCCCCTGCTGTCTGTCTCACATTAATCCCGCCATCAGGTAATCTAGTTTCGCGGCAAGTGGCACGATCAAGGGCAATTTGGAGGATTCTCTCAATTTCAAAATTAACTGTAACTTTCCTACGCTGAAGGGACTCCAAATAGAGCGTTTTCGTATCAGGAAGATTGAGCTTGCCCCTTAGTTCTAGGTTACTTGGTTCCGCTAAACGCATCAGTCCATAATTCTTAATCTCTTCGCGTGGATCAAAAATTGCTGCCGAAATTAAGGTGTCCTCCCTATAGTCACTGATGGGGACTTGACTCTGGGCACTGAGTTCTTGCATACCCATCATTCTCGAGCGTTCTACCGATTGTGGAGCCGCAGCTCTCACTGCCTTCCTCGATATTGGCATAGAAGCTGGTACAGAAATTGGCACAGTAGCAAAAGTCTCGATACTGGAATCATCGTCAAAATCACTCATGTATGGTACGGAACCATCTGATAGTTCTGCATCAAAAAATTCTTGATTGGAACTATAACGTATTTGTTCTAATTCGTATTCTTCATATTCAGCCTGCCATTCTAAATCTCCTAAACGTTCTACTTTCTCAGAGAGATTCGATTTCTGAATATTTTTTAAGGGGGCTACTTGGGGAATCTTAAAATTGGGTAGGTGGAAATTAGCCCCTATGGCATTACGCGCATTTTGTTTTTGATAATCATAGTCGGCAAAGAGCAGCTCAGTTCCTTGTGGAGGATTGCGCCAAGCTTTTTGCGGACTATAAGTTTGCGATCGCCCCAACCTTAACGAAGGTAATTCAGGCAATTCACACCATCCTGTTGGTGTCGCTGTGGACAGTTCGAGTCTGACTCCTGCCCAATCCTCACCTGTACGCTGACAAATCAAAGCACGTACCGCAATCGCAGCTCGATTGGTCGCACTATCGAGGCGGCAAACATAGCTGGGTGTCCATCTTGCCCCATTCACAAAA includes:
- a CDS encoding DUF4139 domain-containing protein; this translates as MSIVQINSKIDKVKVYAVGSTVTRLAKLAQINEQISEQSVNNAPDRNPDRHKIAVEIVGLPLALDDDSVRVRVETSESSDRLVDQSIIVTDVRVGLSVPPPPPVTQSSLEAEIQAAQVEVDRLQDLRNTLELETRILQKLNVPDRPMGEEGKAPPTSPTGARLALANFKDEQQKLRLQEIRELAQKLRQAQENLADLQQKQAIASNAHVAKEHELRKTIIAHLHLSDRQPTTSLANLQLVVEYFVNGARWTPSYVCRLDSATNRAAIAVRALICQRTGEDWAGVRLELSTATPTGWCELPELPSLRLGRSQTYSPQKAWRNPPQGTELLFADYDYQKQNARNAIGANFHLPNFKIPQVAPLKNIQKSNLSEKVERLGDLEWQAEYEEYELEQIRYSSNQEFFDAELSDGSVPYMSDFDDDSSIETFATVPISVPASMPISRKAVRAAAPQSVERSRMMGMQELSAQSQVPISDYREDTLISAAIFDPREEIKNYGLMRLAEPSNLELRGKLNLPDTKTLYLESLQRRKVTVNFEIERILQIALDRATCRETRLPDGGINVRQTAGAFDFAYLGNGRVDIPTDGQFHSVALLQESAEIDLRYIVVPREDTNVFRIAQLRNPLRAPLLAGAADIYVDGEYILSTKIATVPPKGQMELALGVEQAIKVARNTSFKEMRSGMSLVSFNELRHHIQIAIANRLGREAKIEVRERIPQPQPDAKVDVTVTQVTPAWEKYEQQERNAPIKGGYRWQINVAAGSETELNVDYTIKIFVDNELVNGNRREE